A portion of the Sabethes cyaneus chromosome 3, idSabCyanKW18_F2, whole genome shotgun sequence genome contains these proteins:
- the LOC128743438 gene encoding uncharacterized protein LOC128743438 isoform X1 yields MHSLFLSTVFAVFSLAQVHCDVSHVLGEVVTEEEVTTFPPPPRPYAFSYAAGRYPGHIDRTHSESSDGSGVVQGSFSYVDPSHQVRTVEYVADAHGFYPRLSHPPKYPKQTEAVDRAAQKHYALYAKIAEERANPHIQQQEVSLPRDTVAVTKAKDRHFTLYEKIAQEHARIAAEREAERLAFEATSEINELH; encoded by the exons ATGCATTCTCTGTTTTTGAGCACC GTTTTTGCGGTATTTTCGCTAGCCCAGGTGCATTGCGACGTGTCTCATGTGCTAGGCGAAGTTGTGACCGAAGAGGAAGTAACCACCTTTCCGCCGCCTCCGAGACCGTATGCTTTCAGCTATGCAGCTGGCCGCTATCCGGGACATATAGATCGGACACACAGCGAGTCATCGGATGGTAGCGGCGTTGTTCAGGGTTCATTTTCCTACGTTGATCCGAGCCATCAAGTGCGAACCGTCGAGTATGTTGCAGACGCTCATGGATTCTATCCGCGGTTGAGTCATCCTCCAAAATATCCTAAGCAAACAGAAGCTGTTGATAGAGCAGCTCAAAAACATTATGCGTTGTATGCAAAGATCGCAGAGGAACGAGCCAATCCACATATCCAACAg CAGGAAGTGTCGCTACCTCGGGATACGGTAGCAGTAACTAAAGCCAAGGACAGACACTTTACTCTTTACGAAAAAATTGCGCAAGAGCATGCCAGAATTGCAGCAGAACGCGAAGCAGAACGACTCGCCTTTGAGGCAACATCGGAGATTAACGAATTGCATTAG
- the LOC128743438 gene encoding uncharacterized protein LOC128743438 isoform X2, which translates to MHSLFLSTVFAVFSLAQVHCDVSHVLGEVVTEEEVTTFPPPPRPYAFSYAAGRYPGHIDRTHSESSDGSGVVQGSFSYVDPSHQVRTVEYVADAHGFYPRLSHPPKYPKQTEAVDRAAQKHYALYAKIAEERANPHIQQEVSLPRDTVAVTKAKDRHFTLYEKIAQEHARIAAEREAERLAFEATSEINELH; encoded by the exons ATGCATTCTCTGTTTTTGAGCACC GTTTTTGCGGTATTTTCGCTAGCCCAGGTGCATTGCGACGTGTCTCATGTGCTAGGCGAAGTTGTGACCGAAGAGGAAGTAACCACCTTTCCGCCGCCTCCGAGACCGTATGCTTTCAGCTATGCAGCTGGCCGCTATCCGGGACATATAGATCGGACACACAGCGAGTCATCGGATGGTAGCGGCGTTGTTCAGGGTTCATTTTCCTACGTTGATCCGAGCCATCAAGTGCGAACCGTCGAGTATGTTGCAGACGCTCATGGATTCTATCCGCGGTTGAGTCATCCTCCAAAATATCCTAAGCAAACAGAAGCTGTTGATAGAGCAGCTCAAAAACATTATGCGTTGTATGCAAAGATCGCAGAGGAACGAGCCAATCCACATATCCAACAg GAAGTGTCGCTACCTCGGGATACGGTAGCAGTAACTAAAGCCAAGGACAGACACTTTACTCTTTACGAAAAAATTGCGCAAGAGCATGCCAGAATTGCAGCAGAACGCGAAGCAGAACGACTCGCCTTTGAGGCAACATCGGAGATTAACGAATTGCATTAG